A window of Hevea brasiliensis isolate MT/VB/25A 57/8 chromosome 14, ASM3005281v1, whole genome shotgun sequence contains these coding sequences:
- the LOC131172836 gene encoding disease resistance protein RGA2-like, translating to MTLSLLNPASSQGNVSVNAIVGIGGLGKTALAQLVYNDEKVKNYFEKKMWLCVSEEFEVKLLVKKILECATNNEVPNLLGLEQLRIRLKENLEGKRYLLALDDVWNEDQKKWDDLKAYLLMGAPGSKILVTTRNTRVALVMGVDSPYVLQGLADNEAWDLFEKLAFGEGHGAVMNPNLTKIGKEMVKKCKGVPLAIRSLGSLMHLKTKESEWSSILESELWRSFQTSENILSVLKLSYYHLPTYLRQCFTYCAMFPKDYEFDKETLIRLWIAQGYIVCSSKDDDLEDIGDQYFNELSSRSFFHQSESMNGYKMHDLIHDLAQSIAKGRYFAVENVCEGIHHVYWPYSLNEIEMLVKVKGMRTLFFKSFPKSETLKKVSNFQRLRALHLWWNINGVPNSIARLKYLRYLDISWCEMETLPKSITNLQNLQTLILSFCRRLRELPRDIEKLISLRCLMIDGCDSLRCMPIGLGKLTCLRQLSDFVVAREEGSKGAMLNELKSLNQLKGRIVLETLEMWKMLR from the coding sequence ATGACTTTGTCATTGTTGAATCCAGCTAGTAGTCAAGGAAATGTTTCTGTGAATGCAATTGTTGGTATTGGGGGCTTAGGAAAGACTGCACTTGCCCAGTTGGTGTATAATGATGAAAAGGTTAAAAATTACTTTGAGAAGAAGATGTGGCTGtgtgtttctgaggaatttgaggtgAAATTGCTAGTTAAGAAGATCCTTGAATGTGCAACTAATAATGAGGTGCCTAATTTATTAGGACTAGAACAATTGCGTATTCGCCTTAAAGAGAATTTAGAAGGGAAGAGGTATTTGTTGGCGTTAGATGATGTATGGAATGAAGATCAGAAAAAATGGGATGATTTGAAAGCTTACTTGTTGATGGGTGCCCCAGGGAGTAAAATTTTAGTCACCACTCGTAACACAAGAGTTGCATTAGTCATGGGTGTGGATTCCCCATATGTTTTGCAAGGTCTAGCAGACAATGAGGCTTGGGATTTATTTGAAAAATTAGCATTTGGAGAGGGGCATGGTGCAGTGATGAATCCTAACCTAACAAAAATTGGAAAAGAGATGGTAAAGAAATGTAAAGGAGTTCCACTTGCAATAAGGAGTTTGGGAAGCCTCATGCATTTGAAAACTAAAGAGAGTGAGTGGTCTTCCATTTTAGAAAGTGAATTATGGAGGTCATTTCAAACAAGTGAGAATATTCTTTCTGTGCTGAAGTTGAGTTACTATCACTTGCCCACTTATTTAAGGCAATGTTTCACTTATTGTGCCATGTTTCCCAAAGATTACGAATTCGATAAAGAAACATTGATTCGTTTGTGGATAGCGCAAGGATACATTGTCTGTTCAAGTAAGGATGACGATTTAGAGGATATTGGAGATCAGTACTTCAATGAATTGTCATCTCGATCATTCTTCCATCAGTCAGAAAGTATGAATGGTTATAAAATGCATGATCTTATCCATGATCTAGCACAATCGATAGCAAAGGGTAGGTACTTTGCAGTAGAGAATGTTTGCGAAGGAATCCATCATGTATATTGGCCATattctttgaatgaaattgagaTGCTGGTTAAAGTGAAGGGCATGAGgacattattttttaaaagttttcctaaaaGTGAAACATTAAAAAAGGTTTCAAATTTTCAAAGGTTACGTGCCTTGCATTTATGGTGGAATATAAATGGAGTACCAAATTCAATAGCAAGATTGAAGTATTTGAGATATCTTGACATTTCTTGGTGTGAGATGGAAACGCTCCCAAAGTCCATAACTAATTTGCAAAACTTGCaaactctaatactctcattttgTAGAAGGCTTCGAGAATTACCGAGAGATATAGAAAAATTGATCAGCCTTAGGTGCCTCATGATTGATGGATGTGATAGCCTAagatgcatgccaattggattgGGGAAATTAACTTGTTTGCGCCAACTGTCAGATTTTGTGGTGGCAAGGGAAGAAGGCTCTAAGGGGGCTATGCTAAATGAATTGAAAAGCCTAAACCAACTTAAGGGAAGGATTGTCCTCGAAACCTTAGAAATGTGGAAAATGTTGAGATAG
- the LOC131172837 gene encoding putative disease resistance protein RGA4, protein MEITCCNNLILDDGEAIEWGSFRSLQSLSISFLSELKSLPKGLQLVTNLQELTIDDCSSLMALPDWIGNLTSLQWLEISDCPNLRSLPEGMHLLTSLQKLKITGCRELSARCMKEKGVDWPKIAHIPNLEIQPPGF, encoded by the coding sequence ATGGAAATTACATGTTGCAACAACCTTATTCTAGATGATGGTGAAGCCATTGAATGGGGAAGTTTCAGGAGTCTTCAATCTCTTTCTATTAGTTTTCTTTCAGAATTGAAATCTCTACCAAAGGGGCTTCAACTTGTTACAAACCTGCAAGAGCTCACCATCGATGATTGTTCTAGTTTGATGGCTTTACCAGATTGGATAGGCAACCTCACATCCCTTCAATGGCTAGAAATTTCCGATTGCCCTAATTTGAGATCGCTGCCTGAGGGAATGCATTTACTGACTTCTTTACAGAAGTTGAAGATTACAGGATGCCGAGAGTTGTCTGCAAGATGTATGAAGGAAAAGGGTGTGGATTGGCCAAAGATTGCTCACATCCCTAATCTCGAGATTCAACCTCCAGGTTTTTGA